A single genomic interval of Aedes aegypti strain LVP_AGWG chromosome 1, AaegL5.0 Primary Assembly, whole genome shotgun sequence harbors:
- the LOC5576109 gene encoding DNA polymerase epsilon subunit 2, translating into MSELAKLRAQIVSWFNISGFQIRSEASNFLAQQIAPLGEAARKRWLEDIASHVQGQNLDLPAVEKSHIELAIKEANNTGLEDNETIFSVINAFDVPRFHFHEEKKMFMPDSGKRGFFPGPDTKAEYIRERYLMLWQKTCRHEMFNTSKVSTYKDIKRLTLRKIELLLSTSKMKEVVVLGLLTQLTEGKFYLEDPTGVVPIDLRETVYSSGLFCEGCFVLASGTYSDGTLKIDELGFPVTELASSSRAFFGTVNTWGGRSKSLLKYSRNLAELERNSGEDSIVFLADCWLDNPIVLQKLTQLLDGYNQFPPRAIVLMGPFSKSTENPYALKERFQALGETLGSYESLKKETDVVLVPSSEDPTTANILPRPPLPEYLTGDLKKSYPRLVLATNPCRLQYCTQQIVVCRSDLVTKLCRNTIHFPKSGQLADHFARTLISQGTLAPLNPIACPVHWNYDAALSLYPLPDLIVIGDTSQGFQTTEQECTVLNTGSFSKSKFSFKVYIPSTRTVEDSQIPE; encoded by the exons TGAAGCCAGCAACTTCTTAGCCCAGCAGATAGCCCCACTCGGGGAAGCGGCCCGCAAACGATGGCTAGAGGACATCGCCAGTCACGTGCAGGGCCAAAACCTGGATCTACCGGCCGTGGAGAAGAGCCACATCGAGCTGGCCATCAAGGAAGCCAACAACACCGGCCTGGAGGACAACGAGACCATCTTCAGCGTTATTAACGCTTTTGACGTGCCCCGCTTCCACTTCCACGAGGAAAAGAAGATGTTCATGCCGGACAGTggcaaacggggcttctttccCGGGCCAGATACCAAGGCCGAGTATATTCGCGAGCGGTACTTGATGCTGTGGCAGAAAACCTGCCGACACGAGATGTTCAACACCAGCAAGGTTTCGACCTATAAGGACATTAAACGACTGACGTTGAGGAAGATCGAACTGCTGCTGTCGACGTCGAAGATGAAGGAG GTGGTGGTTCTCGGTTTACTGACTCAGCTGACCGAAGGGAAGTTCTACCTGGAAGATCCGACCGGCGTTGTACCCATCGACTTGAGAGAAACCGTCTACTCTTCCGGACTGTTCTGCGAAGGATGCTTCGTTCTGGCAAGTGGGACCTACAGTGACGGGACGCTCAAAATTGACGAGCTGGGCTTCCCCGTTACGGAACTGGCCTCCAGCAGTCGAGCCTTCTTCGGAACGGTAAACACATGGGGTGGGCGATCCAAGAGTCTGCTGAAATACTCCAGGAATTTGGCCGAACTGGAGAGGAACTCCGGCGAGGACAGCATCGTATTCCTGGCCGACTGTTGGCTGGATAACCCGATAGTGCTTCAAAAGCTGACGCAGCTGCTGGACGGCTACAACCAGTTCCCTCCTCGAGCGATAGTGTTGATGGGACCGTTCAGCAAATCGACCGAGAATCCTTACGCCTTGAAGGAACGATTCCAAGCTTTGGGCGAGACTCTGGGTTCGTACGAGTCGCTCAAGAAGGAAACGGATGTGGTCCTGGTGCCGTCCTCTGAAGATCCAACGACGGCTAACATTCTGCCTCGTCCACCATTGCCGGAATATCTCACGGGTGACCTGAAGAAAAGCTACCCGAGACTCGTGCTAGCTACCAATCCATGTCGGCTGCAGTACTGCACACAGCAGATCGTGGTATGCCGTTCGGATTTAGTGACCAAGCTCTGCCGAAACACCATACACTTCCCTAAGAGTGGCCAACTTGCAGATCAC TTCGCCCGCACACTCATCAGCCAGGGAACGCTGGCGCCGCTCAATCCGATTGCGTGCCCTGTTCACTGGAACTACGACGCGGCATTGTCGCTGTATCCGTTGCCGGATCTGATCGTCATTGGTGATACCAGCCAGGGATTCCAAACGACGGAACAGGAGTGCACGGTGCTGAACACCGGATCGTTCTCCAAGTCCAAGTTCAGCTTCAAGGTGTACATTCCCTCGACACGGACCGTGGAGGATTCGCAGATTCCGGAATAG